aagaagtGTCGACAGTTCATACAAGTTAGAGGCTGTTTAGCATTCCGTGGCTAACCACCAATATCACTGTTTAATCGAGTGTGCAGCAGTCGGCAGTTAATTTCATGGTGTCCAAATATTTGCATACTTTTAGGCCATTATACAGAATGTCCTAATTCGTACATACGAACGAGTTCACTTTAACTATACACTACCAAAAGGAAGCAATTCATTTTAGTAGTCGCAGAGAAGGAAATTAAGTCAAAGCACACCTTCAAGTTCAGGAAATTCTACAGGTTAAACAAGGCCACAAGCTCTCAGAGTGTTCAACCAGTTTGGCAACTTATCAATAATTAAGGGCGGTTCAGTCAACCATAGTCTTGCACACtgatttataaaaataacataaaaggaatgaaaagaCAGCGTGATTGCTGAAAAATAAACCGATGTTTAGCGTGAGAGGCTGTAGAACAATGAAGTGCGATTTTAAAGGGGAAGGGTGCTTGTAGAAATGGGCTAAAGTAATTTTATAGTTATACCTTTCTAACACTTAAGCATCATCAATGAAATgaatttaaaggagctgtgcaATGAAATTTATGAAGTTTCAAACAGTAGGAACTGCTACCAAATTGAGTTGAAACACAAAAATAGCCCACTCAAAACATTACAataaggtataaataacaaGGCAAAGACAAAAGAAGGCACGGACgtataaaattgaaaaaacggATTACATGTAAAACGGATTACAATTGTGGGTTTTGTAgattgtaacgtttgatataacgCTTGAGAGGTATATCTGTTGGacaagctgtgattttgtcattttgcaAGTAATTTGTTCACTAAAAGTTCAATAGCGCATTTGGCAAATTAAACCAAATAAATTCTAAAGGGCCAATCTTTGTtacaaaaaatagaataaaattaccattagaaaaaaaacaaaacaaaacaaaacaaaaaacgggcagaagaactaaaaaaaacacaagaacaGTGTCTCCGTTGTTTCTTCTGGCTGGCTGATTAGCTACACAACTAAAATAATTCGATATATTTATTCAGCTTTAAAGGCAAGGCTATGACACACTATTtgttacctttttaaaaagctttccAAACGTGTCTTTGcaccaattgaattccaaaaataacggTACAGTTTTGCTATGTAAGACCACATTTCgatattgaaactgtttcctctCGTCTGTTGCtacagatggcaaggatggacatggattgctgcaaaactcaaaaaaattaCCATGGCTAGTACCCTTTGTTTGATACATGATAAAACCTTCTTAACGGTACAAGCGCATTTTGTGCAAGGTTTCCGTTTAAGGTACTTAGTACTGACTAAAGCACGGAATTGACCTAAACCAGCAATATCCTAAAGACATAACCCGTTTAAATAGGCCGAGGAACGAGACAGAGAAAACCTTCATACTGTCACGGATGTGCAGAAACGTTTCTGACCTAATCCGTTGAATATATTTTTCGCAAACATTTCCCTCTGACAGGCCAATGATCAAAGCAACTTCCCAGAGAGCACTTATTTCTCTCTAGTTATCCTTCTAACCCTGACTCTCTATCTTTTCAGCTGAACCGATTTGGCATTATGAACCTGGCAAAAACGGGAATCGCTACTGGGATAGGTAAATATTAACATTCTGCATGTAGTACGCACCATTGAGAATAGAGGATATTCTTACTCTTACCTGACTAGCCTCAGTTCCAAAAATCCGgactttatttcagtttttttagagCTTCGCGGTAATTTTTGAAAAGGACAGGTTTTCTACAAATTTGGAGCGATTTTTAGGGATTCTGGACTGAAATTTTCAAGATTTCATGtttctttgaaacaaaaagCCTTAGCTTCCAAAAGTTTCCTTACAAGCGATCCTGAAGCCTTTGTCTGCAAAGTTTTGAGGCCAGCTCTTAGCTAGCTCTTGCTGAATTAAGCATTCCTTGCATCTCTGTCAATCAGTCAAAATTCCAAGAATTGTCACCACAAGTCACCCGCTCCTTCAAGGgatttctagaaaaaaattgaatttttatcGAATTTTTGGAAAGATTTTTCGGCTATTTTTCGTGATATTTTGAAGCTATTAAAGTTCACTCTTCTTCACTAACTTTAATTACCAATTGTAAATCTGAAGATTATACGCCACACACCTCAGGCCTATCAATCAATCTCTAACCATCAAACCAACTAATTTAGTTTGTATATTTTCATTCTGATGGGGGACAGTTTGAACACTTCTTGAAACGTTTTCACCACAAAGAACCCTTCTGAGTCCACTACCAACTCTAGAAATtcgtttttctctctctttgcaTTTAAATTCAGATACTCCGACAATCAGCGTGCCCAGGATGCCATCAACGTGACACTATTCCACTGGGGAATTCACGGATGGATTGTCTACGTAGTGGTTGGCCTCCTTCTTGCCTTTGTAGGTTACAGAAAAGGTCTTCCCATGACCGTTCGCTCCTGCTTTTACCCTCTGATTGGTGACAAGATCTACGGATGGATGGGCGATGCTGTAGATATATTTTCTGTGGTGTGCACTATGTTTGGCGTATGCACCAGTCTTGGTGTTGGAGTCATGCAAATGAATGGTGGCTTCAAGCGTCTAAATCCGTCGATTGATTACTCGGTCAAAAACCAGATCATCATCATTTGGGCCGTGACGGCGTGTGCCACAGTTTCAGTGGTGAGCGGCTTGAAGATTGGAATCCGCCGACTTAGCGAGATCTGTTTCAGCCTGGGCATGTTCATCATGATGATTGGCATTTTTGCTGATAACACCTGGCATGCATTAAATGTTTATGTGCAGAGCATCGGGTACTACATTCAGTGGATCATCCAGATTGGTTTTCACACGGATGCATTCGCACAATTGGGAAATGCACCAGACGGGAAGCAGGCTCAGCGATGGATGAATGACTGGACAATCTTCTACTGGGGATGGTGGATAGCCTGGTCTCCGTTTGTCGGCATGTTCATTGCCAAGATTTCCAAGGGAAGAACCATCCGACAGTTCATCCACGGCACAATGACAGCACCCATAGTTTACGCCTTCCTGTGGTTTTGTATTTTTGGAAGTGCCGGCTTGAAAATGGAGCGAGATGCTGCCCTTCATAACATCACCTGCGAGTCCATTCTGGGAGGGGCAACTTCGACCAAGTCATACAATGGCCTGTACCGTTTATCCTGCAGAGGGAAGAACGACATGTGGTTTGATGTCATGGAGCAGTACGGCGACCTTGGGAGATTCCTACAAGTGATCTCACTCATCAGTATCATTCTCTACTTCGTCACCAGTTCTGATAGTGGTTCCCTCGTCATCGACTGTCTGTCAGCCAATGGCGACCCAGAGCCTCCTGTCTCGCAGCGAGTCTTCTGGGCACTGACAGAGGGCGCTACAGCAACGGCTCTTCTAAATGCTGGGGGCGAAGAGGGACTTGTAGCACTACAGTCTATGTCAATTGCTTCAGGTGTTCCCTACACCATATTGTTGTGCATGATGTGTGTGGCGTTGTGGCGAGCAGTGAAGATGGAAGCAGGTGACCTTGATCCACATGGCCCACAGTTCAATACCGGTCTTTTAGATGTCTTAAGCAGCCCAAATAAAAGTATGGTCGGGAAAATCCTCTTGGCCGTTATTGCACCATGGTACTCAATGGGAAATGCTGCCTACAAACTTGGTGGTATGAAGAATAGTCGATGGGTATACTGGCTGATATCAGCATTTCCCTTTTACCTATGGATCATTCTGATGACACTGGAACCCCTGGTAGATGCCATATCCTACGTTGCTTGGACTGTGCTTTTCATATTCTTCGCCTACGGAACATCCATCCGGTATAGCATTCGCCTAAAGTACAACATCTATGGCAACGCAGCGGAGGATTTCTTCGCAGTGATGCTCTTGTACCCGTTTGCAGCCTTCCAGATGGAACACCACATGGAACACGACTACGATTTAGGCAAACGCAACTACCACCCAGAGCCGCCAGTGAATCACCACTATGCTGTGGACGGCAAAGGGCACCTACCGGAAAATGGATATGGAACGCCAACAATATCCATGCACGATCTCTCTTCGCGTGGCGGTCATCTCAACCCTGGAGCGGATGGTGATATCACCACGTCAGGAGATTCGTACTGGAAGAAAACTGAAATCATTTAAGCTAAAAGCTTTAGGGCTTCTAGTTAATTTTGGTATCCAGAACTTATTTACTGGCTGGGTTAATTTTATAATCGAAATTTGTTTAGGATACAAGTTTTTTATACCACATGACATTTATGCAGGttaatcaagacttagaaaaatagAGCTTAGTGTTCTTGCAAGCATTTACTTTCTTTGCAATGTTCATGTAAAGAGTTCATTTAACAGTTATTTCAAAAAGTATACGCAGAAAACACACTTCAAATGTCACCGAGAATCAACTGAAAAAGACGAAGATGGGTCGCTGACGATTCTGCTATTGACGTTTCAAGTTAAAACTTCGAATAAAACCCCATTTATATGAGAAACGATTCCCTTACTTTCAGCGCGGCCAGAGCCTTTTGATATATAGTCTCCTTCGCGGATTCTTTGTGTGGTCATAACGCAGCGCTCCTCCCAACAGTGCGTGACGACATAGAGATCTCCCCCATCTAAAACCCCGTCTCCCTTCGCCCCTTCGGAAGGCCTGATACACAGGCTACTGCGAAAGAGACGGTTTGATATAAAGCTTAAACTCTCGAATTCGAATGAAATAAAATGGCAGTGACTGTGTAGGCGTctctagaaccaaaaaaattaCCAATGATGGTTTTGCAATACACTTGCGCCGCGGCCGGCGTACTTACAAAAACTTTTGCGCTCCACGGCCACAGCGCAGGATAGCAAGTAAAACGTGGAACGTGGACTTGCCATCCATTAAGAAATGAAAACGGTTGATTTGGTATTAGGACTCGAATAGAACACTACGCTTTTAAATGAGACGCAGTAGACCGGGAACGAGTAATTCCAGACTTTCTAAAACGCGCACGCAAGCAGTTTTCGCGCAGAAGCATTCATGTCAAAACCTGATGCCTACTAACATGCCAGCTACACTGGGTGTAGGAGATTTCTCAGGCGCCGCTTCCAGTTTCAGTCAAGTCCTAAGCAAAAACACTGTACTACCAGAgcgttatttcttttttaggaCTGAGCCAATCATAAGCACggctaaaataaattaatgcatACTTTGGACTAGACAGACTTTGATCATGTCATTTTTCACGTGCCTGACCCACAGCGCTGACCATGTGATTAAAGTTAAAAACTTgcgatctgattggttaaaaagcAATCCAAACAAAAAgatcaaagttgaacgaaaaCGGTAAATCGTGCCCGGCACCAGAAGTTTTTCTAGCTGCGTCGCTTCCGCAAAGAAGCGATAAAAAAACCCATCTTGCGTCAGTAATGGGTACTCTCCTCGTCGCCACCATCGGCTATTTTAGCTTTAGttccattaattaattaatttacaaCACTTTCACCAACCAAAGGAAAACAATGGCAAGGGCCACACAACAAAGAGAGATTTCAATTTAAGTGTGGCCATGAGAAAAAAAGTGGATTTACATATATAACTTGATGAGTACACTGAATCAATTAAAGTAAAAGTTACGTCTAAAATAAGTCACCACTACGGCTAAACATATCACAAGTATTAAAACGTTTACTCTAGTAACAGGACGTATTAGTTTGTAAACAATTACGCGCAGTGAATCACTTTCCAGGTACTGAAAGTGTTGACGCCGCAATTACGTAAGATTAAGGCAGAATTATGCGTGTTTACTGAAGTTGCCTCAATAAACAGTGTTCATTGGCTCCGGACTAAAAAAACAGAACCAACAGTTGGTTTGGGTTGATCAAATctgtttttttaactgaataAAATTCATTGCAATATTTTTCCGTTTGTGATTGGACATTTAATCCTcctacgcagacgttctttgggCTTCCATCACGCGTTACTGCACAAGGAACGTGTGCCGGAGAACTAAGACCGTATGAATGGGAGGCTACGAGATTGAGGTCAATATAAAAAGCTAGAAAACATCTACGAGTTCTATGAAGATTACTTTGTATTTCTTTCTACTTCTTTTCTCGAACCGCCTCGCAAAGCATGATAACCACCGGCGGCTTTTCATGCATTgcgtgtatttttatttttaacatctcaataaagttgattgattgatggatCAAACCCTTAAGCCTCAATATCAAAATTCTTATTTTCTTCCCTTATAAGTTTCCTATAGAAATAGCGGGGAGAAGTTGCTGATACATCTTAGGTGATCATCTTCCTAATTCTTGTCACTTATCTGTATTAcgaagcattgatattacaagagaaatttgatgccgATCACTCTTGTAGTTGTCTATGGGTTAAAACCAATGATATGAGGCAAATGTTTATTGCAGCTGACCAAATAGAGGCGAAGGGATTCAATACCGGGAGTTTCTTTAGGAATTTTGGGTGACGATAGGCCGCTGGGACTCCGGAATCCTTAGCCTATACCACATCTAGTTCAGCTGAAGTTGCTTTGCTatcctatactagactaaactcccaaaAACCCTCGCTATCCTGGAGTCAAAATTAACAAAATCATGCAGGAGTGATCTCAATGATAGTCTTGTATAGACGTTTTCTTGCTATGAAACTGAATTGCGGGTACATTTAAATTTCCCAAGTTTATTATTTTGAGAGTCAATTACCGGTGTCTTTCAAAAATAGTCAACCAGTTAATCAGTTccttggaaaatgataccctattctagaccacAAACCCCTCCGCAATCAATATAGTTGGACTTCTAGGGTAGGGGCTGTAACGATGCACTTTTAAATTCGATAACTCCTTCCCTACATGTATGTAAGACGAACGTGCTGAGATTAGCTGAAAGCTTAGTTGATTGTACACACAAGAGATTTAACTCTCTTTAGAATTCGGCctctttatttttgttctatTGTTAATAAAAACTGACGCTCCTGTTTTCTTTGAGGTATTTTTAACAAACCAGTTCCACTATATCTTTTAAACTGAATCCGTCTCTAGTTCTCTTTACATACTTTTCTTTCTGGTTATACAGTTGGAGGCACACTCCAGTGCCCCTAGTTCTTAATCAGCCTGAATTCTGGCTGCACATATGTCATGCTCGAATTTGCAAAGAAGCCCCTTAAGCTAATCCACCCAAGTCGACTACACGCTGGCAGAGATAGACAATTCCAACTGTTAAGTTAAAACCTGTGCCAGACGTTATCTTCTGTAATTTAGATAAATAACAAGTTGAACGAAATGCGAAATGAATCCGCAGACACGAACTGTTCATAGCTGATAATTACGCTGGAGGCGTTATACCGACAGTAATTGACCGTTTTGACATGCTGCGTACTTGTAGTTGACGTATGGCTTTTTTAACGAACCAAGACCCTTTCACCCCTAATAACAGgtccaaaataaaaattacatacatacatacatactttatggCAACCCCCTAAAAGGGTTTTTCAGTTACGAGGCTACTAATCAactaaaaaaactcaaaattcgAGAAAGATCCAAAATTTCATTTGCAATAtgcataaaaattaaaaggcACCATGTACAAGTAGTGCTACGCAGGAgtttttcatttcaatggtcacaccaaaggatttcgtccacagactcaaaagttagaagtaCTTTTCGTCTAGTCTTTAGTCCGTGGTAAATTAAATAGAGTGATATTTACAGCTCCGttgtttattttctgatttGTGGTTTGCGTTTTGAATTTGATTTGAAAAAACCGCTTTTGGGAGCTTTAAAACGCCAAAAGAAATGCAGGAGAGACAAAACTTGGGTGGTATTTTTACTGGGTAGATGAAGAGTTGTAAGAAAACTAGAAAGAAAGACGAAATGCCAAGGCTTCTTTTGTCGATGGGTGACATTGGCTTCAATAATTGATATTAATTTAAGAATGCATGCTTCACTGATTCACTAAGCATTCTTCTTGTTTTGCATACCTTATTTAAACCTCCACAGGATCTTAACTCGGCTCATTAAGCTTCTCTTGTTTGCGGTGAGAGAAAATGGAGGTAGACGAAAACGCAACGGAGAGGTGTCGCTGGTTTAGAGTCAACTGGAAATGGGGCAGAATTGGGAACACAGACATCGGTATATTCCTGCGCTTCAACCCAGTGGTAACGATCATCTCCGCCGCCATCATCTGGGGTTTCGTTATCTGGTGCGCAGTGCAAGCCGATGTAGCCAACAAAGAGATGGGCAGTTGGATGCTGTGGATTACAGAGGTTTTCACGTGGATGTATATTGGTACCCAAGATGTCTGGGCAGTTTTCATCATTGTCCTGTACTTTTCCAAGTATggaaatatgaaacttggaaaacCTGACGACAAACCGGAGTTCAATGACCTATCATACTTCACAATGCTTTTTGCTGCTGGAGTCGGGATTGGTTTGTTCTACTTCGGAGTAGGTGAGCATCTTTGAGTGCAGGGTTTTCTAACATCATAAGATTGTGGGTTAATCACCTCTGCTAATCTactatttgttgaaatgtacccactcatcactttctcatataagCGGTATCTTCTTGGAGGGCCTATACtcgataaacagtaattttacgaatatgtcttgcaaggcactatttttatatatcatgtccatgtgcgatgaaaacatcataaatCTCAGTTcctcttatattgaaaatattctaaattgttatgCATCCGATctctaattaaactttcttaccatGCATATGAGAAGCGtagaagccgtacatagccaagtaatttttctttttatgataacattcaattgttcctttctttcttaacttttattttacttttttcatttgtcattgttttggtactgaaatcttcatgtcgaagataaaggcaataaagttgttgttcaGTGTTGCTAATCGTACGGAAACGGCGGCGTAATGCCTACACACCTAATCCTGCCTCTGCAGGCGCCCTTACAGTTGTAAACGCGTACTTAACTTCTCAAAAGGAAGAGCAAAAAGGTTCATAAGAAGAAGAGACACGTAGAAATCACAGAGCGAGCATTGCACAGAAAAATTGTTAAGATAAGATAACCCAATACGCAGACGATACCACCGTTTTGGTGCGAGATCTTGATTCTGTCACACAATTACTAAAACATTTAGACAAATTCAAGCAGATCAGTGGTCTCGAAATTAACACAAACAAAACCGAAGCGTTGTGGTTAGGATGTTGGAGGTCGCGCAAAGACAAGCCGTTTGGTTTTAAATGGCCCCAAGAACCAGTCTATGCCCTTGGTATACACTTTTCCTATGACTTAAAGAAAGCCAACACCCTTAATTTTGAAGAAAAGGTTTGTTCTTTAGAAAAAACACTCAAcaactggaaaaaaagaaagctaaCTTTAATTGGCAAAATCAATATTGTCAAGACATTAGGTTTGTCGAAACTCATATATTGCAGTTCGTTACTGACCGTATGTAAATCCCTTATAGACAGAATTAATAAGATTATTTTCGGCTTCATTTGGGAGGGTAAGCCTcccaaaattaagaaaaagactATCATTGGTGAAAAACACTGTGGGGGCCTAAAAATGATTGACTTTGAAATCATGGAGCGGTCGCTAAAGGTTGCTTGGATAAAGCGTATTGCTGAATCAAGTAACGCTTCGTGGAAAAAAATCCCAAATCAAGCTCTTAACCAATACGGAGGTCTAGAGTTCCTCATCGAATGCGACTACGATCCTAAGCTACTCAACTTAGAGAACCTTCCGGAGTTTTACCACACCATTTTAAATTACTGGCATGACTTCAGAAGACTAACCTGTGACAAGcaaatttccataaaaaaacaaataatttggaaTAACCGTAACATATGTATTGATGGAAAACCGATTTATATTAAATCCTGGTGTACAAGTGGAATTCGTTGCATCGAAGAC
The genomic region above belongs to Porites lutea chromosome 12, jaPorLute2.1, whole genome shotgun sequence and contains:
- the LOC140953944 gene encoding glycine betaine transporter OpuD-like; the protein is MEVDENASERCRWLRINWKWGTIGRTDVGIFLRFNPVVTFLSAAIIWFFVIWCAVQADVANKEMGGWMLWITEVFTWMYIGTQDVWAVFIIVLYFSKYGKMKLGKPDDKPEFNDLTYFTMLFAAGVGIGLFYFGVAEPIWHYEPGKNGNRYWDRYSDNQRAQDAINVTLFHWGIHGWIVYVVVGLLLAFVGYRKGLPMTVRSCFYPLIGDKIYGWMGDAVDIFSVVCTMFGVCTSLGVGVMQMNGGFKRLNPSIDYSVKNQIIIIWAVTACATVSVVSGLKIGIRRLSEICFSLGMFIMMIGIFADNTWHALNVYVQSIGYYIQWIIQIGFHTDAFAQLGNAPDGKQAQRWMNDWTIFYWGWWIAWSPFVGMFIAKISKGRTIRQFIHGTMTAPIVYAFLWFCIFGSAGLKMERDAALHNITCESILGGATSTKSYNGLYRLSCRGKNDMWFDVMEQYGDLGRFLQVISLISIILYFVTSSDSGSLVIDCLSANGDPEPPVSQRVFWALTEGATATALLNAGGEEGLVALQSMSIASGVPYTILLCMMCVALWRAVKMEAGDLDPHGPQFNTGLLDVLSSPNKSMVGKILLAVIAPWYSMGNAAYKLGGMKNSRWVYWLISAFPFYLWIILMTLEPLVDAISYVAWTVLFIFFAYGTSIRYSIRLKYNIYGNAAEDFFAVMLLYPFAAFQMEHHMEHDYDLGKRNYHPEPPVNHHYAVDGKGHLPENGYGTPTISMHDLSSRGGHLNPGADGDITTSGDSYWKKTEII